ACCGGGAGCCCCGGGAACGCCTGCGGCAGCTTCGGCAACTGCAGCCCTCCAAGGTGTTCTCCGGCCTGCGTGACTTTGTGGATGCAGTCGCCGCCGGCTCCCCGGCCCGGCTGGCCCTGATCGTCTTCGCCCTGGTCATCCTGGTGTTCACCGGGCTTCTGTCCCTGCCGGCTTCCTCGAGCACCGGTCAGGTCACTCCCCTGCATGATGCGCTCTTCACTGCAGTATCCGCCGTCTGCGTCACCGGACTCACCGTGGTTTCCACCGCCACGCACTGGTCCGGTTTTGGGCAGGTCCTGATCCTGATCGCCATCCAAGTGGGTGGTTTGGGCATCCTGACCATGGCCTCCCTGCTGGCTCTGGCCGTTAACCGGCGGCTCGGAGTGCGCGGAAAGCTGATTGCACAGGAAGGCATGAACACCGGCCGGCTGGGTGAAGTTGGTTCCCTGCTCCGCATCGTCGTCAGCACCACCGTGGCGATCGAGCTGATCCTGGCTGTGATTCTGGCGCCGCGGTTCATGATCCTGGGTGAATCCGCGGGCCAGGCCATCTGGCATGCGGTGTTTTATTCGGTGTCCGCCTTCAACAACGCGGGCTTCACTCCGCATTCGGACGGCCTGGTGCCCTATGACGAGGACCTCTGGATCCTGATTCCCCTGATGGTCGGGGTTTTCCTCGGCAGCCTCGGCTTCCCGGTCATCATGGTCCTGCTGCAAAGCAAGCTGCACCTTCGTCAATGGAACTTGCACACCAAGCTCACCCTGCTGGTCACCGGCATCCTGCTCGTGGGCGGCAGCATTCTGTGGGGGGCCTTCGAGTGGTTCAACACACGCACCATCGGCGACATGAACGTGGCGGACCGGATTCTGCATTCGGTCTTTGCATCCGTCATGACCCGCTCCGGCGGCTTCAGCCTGGTGAACATGTCCGATCTGGATTCCAGTACGCTGCTGATCACTGACATGCTGATGTTTGCCGGCGGCGGGTCGGCGTCCACGGCCGGCGGCATCAAGGTCACCACGTTGGCCGTCATCTTCCTCGCCATCGTGGCGGAGGCCCGGGGTGATTCTGATGTCCGGGCGTTCGGCCGCACCATTGCCTACAGCGCCATGCGGGTGGCCATCTCGGTGGTTATCCTCGGCGCCACCATGGTGGCCGTTTCCACTGTTGCGCTGCTGGCCATTACGGAGGAGACACTGCAGCCGGTGCTCTTCGAGGTAATTTCCGCCTTTGCCACCTGCGGGCTGAGTATTGGACTGAGCGAAGTGCTGCCGCCGGAAGGGAAGTACCTGCTGTCCGCCCTCATGTTCGCCGGCCGGGTGGGTACGATCACTTTGGCCGCAGCACTGGCAATCCGGCAGCGCAGCACCCTCTACCACTACCCCGAAGAAAGGCCGATCATTGGCTGACAGACCAGCTCACAATGCTCCGGTTCTGGTGATTGGACTGGGACGCTTTGGCTCCGCCACCGCCGAACAGCTGGTCAAGCAGGGCCGCGAGGTTCTGGCCATCGAGCGGGATCCCACCCTGGTCCAGAAGGCCTCGGGCATTCTCACCCATGTGGTCCAGGCCGATGCCACCAACATCGACGCCCTCAAGCAGCTGGGCGCGCAGGATTTCTCCTCCGCCGTCGTGGGCGTGGGCACCTCCATCGAATCCAGCGTGCTGATTACCGTTAACCTGGTGGACCTGGGTATCGAGCATCTCTGGGTCAAGGCCATCACCTCCGCGCACGGCAAGATCCTCACCCGGATCGGCGCCAACCACGTCATTTATCCGGAGGCCGACGCCGGCCGGCGCGCCGCTCACCTGGTGGGCGGGCGGATGCTGGACTTCATCGAGTTCGACGACGACTTCGCCATCGTGAAGATGTACCCGCCGCGCGAGACCCAGGGCTTCACCCTCGGAGAGTCCAACGTGCGTTCCAAATACGGGGTCACGGTGGTGGGGGTGAAGTCCCCGGGCGAGGACTTCACCTATGCCCGCGCGGACACCAGGGTTTCCTCCCGCGACATGCTCATCGTCTCCGGCCACGTGGACCTGCTCGAACGGTTCGCGGCCCGGCCGTAGCTCTGTGCGGTGCCGAGGCATCAATCCGCACACCGGGGAGGTCCGCCCGGGACGCTGAGGCAACCCCTGCCCGAAGTGCTACTTCTTGGCTGAAAGCTCCGCCGTGATTTCGGCTGCCCGTTCCGCTGCGGCCCGCGCTCCCCGGGCGATGACGCCGGGCAGGTCCTGCTCGTCGAAGGTCCGGATGGCTGCTTCGGTGGTGCCGTTGGGGCTGGTCACGCCGCGGCGCAGGGCGGTTGCGTCGGCGCCGGGCTCGGCGAGCATGTATCCGGCGCCGGCAACGGTGTCCCGCGCCAGGACTGTTGAAAGCTCAGGGTCCAGGCCCAGCTCTACGCCGGCGCGGGCCATGGCCTCGGCCAGGTAAAAGGCATAAGCGGGGCCCGATCCGCTGACCGCCGACACAGCGTCCACTTGGTCCTCAGGAACCTGCACCACGCGGCCGGTGGCCGACAGCAGCTCGGCGGCCAGCGCCATTGTTGCCTCGGTGGCACTGGTTCCGGCCGAGATCGACACCACGCCGCGACCCACCTTGGAGGGTGTGTTGGGCATGGACCTGATGACGGGCTGTCCGGCGGGAAGGCCCGCCTCCAGCATCTCCAGCGACACGGCGGCAGCCACGCTGATGACAACGGCGCCGCCGGGCAGAGCGGGGGAAATCTCCTCCAGCAGTGCTGCGACGCCCACGGGCTTGACCCCGATGATGACGACGTCGGCGCCGGCCACGGCGGTGCGGTTGGCCTCGGCGTCGTCATTGCCGGCGAGCACGGTGATCCCGTGGCGTTCGCGCAGCTCGGCCGCCCGTTCGGGACGGCGCACGGTGGCCGTCACCTGCGCAGCCGGCAGCCCGCCGGCGAGGATTCCGCTCAGGATGGCTTCATTCATTGAGCCGCAGCCCAGAAAGGTCAGGTGGGTTTCTCCGGTATCCATGTTTTCGATTCTGTCACGGCGCTGCGCGCTGCCATGTTCCGTGACAAGCGGCTCATAAGAAGCAGGCTATTCCGAAATCTGCCCCAGGTTCATCCGCGCGAAGTCCAGCGTCTGCTTCAGCTGGTCCTCCCGCTCCCCCGCCCCCTTGGCCTTCCGGGTGCTCACTTCAATGGCCACGACGCCGTCAAAGCCGGTTTCGCTGAGGTACTGCAGGGCTTCGGCGCAGCGCTGTGTACCTTCTCCGGGAAGCATGTGCTCGTCGCGGCCGTTGGGTGTGCCGTCGGTGAGGTGCACATGGTGCAGCCGGGGCCCGAGCTTTCGCAGTTCCTCATAGGAGTCCATGCCGGCGATGGCCGCGTGGGAGAAGTCCCAGGTGACGTGCTCATACGGTTCCGGAATGGGATTCCAGTGCGGCAGGTAGGCCTTGGCCTCGCGCCCGCGGACCCGCCACGGATACATGTTTTCCACCGCGATGGTGACGCCGTACTGCTCGGCAATGTGCCGCACGCCTTCGGCGAAGTTCTCGGCATAACCGGACTGCCAGCGGAACGGTGGATGAGCCACCACCGTGGTGGCTCCCACTTCGGCGGCCATGGCGGCGGAGAGTTCAATCTTGGTCCAGGCCTTGCCCCACACCTGCTGGGTGAGCAGCAGTGTGGGCGCATGAATAGCCAGGATGGGCTGCGAATAACGCTCGCTGAGTCCGTTTAGGATTTGCGGGTTCTGGCTGTCGCTGTTTCCCGTAACCATGATTTCCACCCCGTCATAGCCCAGGTCATGGGCAACGGCGAAGGTGTCATGCACGGACAGCGGATAGACGGAAGCGCTGGAGAGGGCCACCGGAATGACTTTGGCGCCGCTTTCCTCCGCCGGTGGAGTGTGGGGTGAAGAAGGCATTCAGTTGGACTTTCCGTAGATAAGGCTGCGTCCGGCTCCGGCGCCGGACTCCATGACTTGAGGGATGCTCTCAGTTCGCGGAGTGTCGGGCAGCGGCCCGTCGGATTCAAAGCGGAGAGTGTCAAAACGCTGCAGGATCAGTCCCTCGCGCAGGGCCCACGGGCAAATCTCCAGCACCGGCAGGTCGAAGGCCTCCATCGCGGCGTGGGCGGTCATAGCGCCGGCCAGCACCTGGGCGGCACGGATCGGAGACACTCCGCCGAGGTTGCTGCGGTCGTCAATGCTCATGGTCTCCAGCCGTTTGGTCCACAGTCCCAAGTCTGTGCGCTGCAGGCGCCGACGGACATAGGGGCCGTCCGCGGAAGGCGCGGCACCGGCAATCCGGGCCAGTGACCGAAAGGTCTTGGACGTGCCCACGGCGAGGTCAGGCCGGCCATGCCGTTCAAATTCCGCGGCAGCCTCACGGACCTCACCGCGGATGTACTTGCGCAGCTTCTTGATGCTTTTGGCCGTGGGCGGATCCCCCGTCAGCCAGTCCCGGGTCAGCCGGCCGGCGCCCAGGGGAAGCGACAGCGCCGTTTCGGGCAGCTCATCGGCCCCCTGCGCCATTTCAAAGGACCCGCCGCCAATGTCCAGGTCCAGCAGCGTTCCGGCGCCCCACCCGTACCACCGGCGGACAGCCAGGAACGTTAGGGACGCCTCCTCGGGACCGCTGAGTTCACGCAGGTGGACACCGCTTTCGGCCTCGACCCGGGCCAGCACGGCCGCACCGTTGGCCGCCTCGCGAATGGCCGAGGTACAGAATGCCAGGAGGTCCTGGGCACGGTGCCGGCGGGCAAAGTCCCCGGCTTCGGCGACGAAATTGATCAGCTCGCGCTGCCCCGCCTCGGTGATGGCGCCGTCGTCGTCCAGGTGCGCTATCAGCGACAGCGGACGCTTGTGGGAGGCAAACGGCAACGGCCGCGCACCCGGGTGCGCGTCCACCAAGAGGAGGTGGACGGTGTTGGAGCCAATGTCGAGCACGCCTAATCGCATAACCCCATTATCCGCTCAAAACACATCCGCTCTGAAACGCAGCCGCCGTACGGCGGCTGCGCTCTTCGCGGGCTACTTCTTCGCGGGTGCGCGCTTGCGGGCTGCCGGCTTGCGGGCGGCGGGCTTCTTCGCCGGACCCTTTTCGCGCTTCTCCGCCAGCAGGTCAATGGCCTGCTCGCGGGTCAGCTCTTCAATCGCCGTGGACCGCGGGACCGTGATGTTGGTGATGCCGTCGGTGATGTACGGACCAAAGCGGCCGTCCTTGACCACAATCGGCTTCTCGGAGACCGGGTCGGTGCCGAACTCGGCCAGCGGAGCCGCTGCCTGACGCCCGCCGCGCTGCTTGGGCTGGGAATAGATTTCCAGCGCCTGTTCCAGCGTGATGGTGAAGATTTCCTCTTCCGAACCGATGGAGCGGGAGTCGGTGCCCTTTTTCAGGTACGGGCCGAAGCGTCCGTTCTGCACGGTGATCTCGTTGCCCTCGGCGTCGGTGCCCAGCACGCGCGGGAGCTTCATCAGCTTGAGCGCTTCCTCGAGCGTGACGGTGTCCACGCTCATGGACTTGAACAGCGATCCGGTGCGCGGCTTCTGCTTTACGGGCTTCTTCGGCGGCTTGGGCTTGCCGTTCTTGTAATACTCCACCGGCTGGTTCGCCAGTTCCTCGGCAGTGACCTCGGGGATCAGCTCAATGACGTACGGGCCGTAGCGGCCGTTCCGGGCCACGATGGTGCGTCCGGTTTCCGGATCCTCGCCCAGGACGCGCTCTTCCGGTCCGGCCGTTTCCATCAGCTCGATCGCCTTCTCGGCGGTCAGCTCATCCGGGGCCAGGTCCTCCGGGACGTTGGCGCGCTCCGGCTCGGTGCCTTCGGGTGCGTCCGCGGGCAGCGGGCGCTCCAGGTACGGGCCGAACTTACCCACGCGCAGGGTGATGCCCGGGGCGATTTCGATCGAGTTGATGGCCTTGGCGTCGATTTCGCCGAGGTCGTTCACGATGGTGTGCAGTCCGGTGTCCACGCGGTCGCCGTAGTAGAACTGGTTCAGCCACTCCACGCGGCCGGCTTCGCCGCGGGCAATGCGGTCCAGGTCCTCTTCCAGCTCGGCCGTGAAGTCATAGTCCACGTAGTCGGTGAAGTGCTCTTCGAGCAGCCGCACCACGGAGAACGCGATCCAACTCGGCACCAGGGCCTGGCCGCGGTTGGTGACGTAGCCGCGGTCCATGATGGTGGAGATGGTGGCCGCGTAGGTGGACGGACGGCCGATGCCGAGCTCTTCGAGCACCTTCACCAGCGACGCTTCCGTGTAGCGCGGCGGCGGGGATGTTTCGTGCCCGACGGCGTTCAGCTCGGCTGCGGTCAGCGCATCGTCTGCCTTCAGGACCGGCAGGCGTGCGCCCTCGGTGCCTTCGGCGTCGTCGTCACGTGCCGCATCGCGGCCCTCCTCATAGGCGGCCATGAAGCCGCGGAAGGTGATGACAGTACCGGAGGCGGAGAACTCGGCGTCCCGGCCGTCGGAGGCCACAGCGCCGAGGCGGACGGACGCCGTGGAGCCCTTGGCATCGGCCATCTGCGATGCGACGGTGCGCTTCCAGATCAGTTCGTACAGCTTGAACTCGTCGCCGCGCAGTGATGAGGCGACCTGCGCCGGCGTGCGGAAGGAGTCACCGGCGGGGCGGATGGCCTCGTGGGCTTCCTGCGCGTTCTTGGACTTGCCCTTGTACACGCGGCGCGCTTCGGGCACGTATTCGGGGCCGTACAGTTCGGAGGCCTGGCGGCGGGCGGCGTTGATGGCCTGGTCCGACAGCGCCGGCGAATCGGTACGCATATAGGTGATGTAGCCGTTTTCATACAGCCGCTGGGCCACCTGCATGGTCACCTTGGAGGAGTAGCGCAGCTTGCGGCCGGCCTCCTGCTGCAGGGTGGAGGTGGTGAACGGAGCGGCCGGACGGCGGGTGTACGGCTTGGTGTCCACGGAGCGGACCGTGAACGACGACGATTCCAGGTTCGCTGCCAGCGAGGTGGCTGCCGCTTCGTCCAGGTGGGCCACGGACTTGGCCTTGAGCTCGCCCAGGTCGCTGAAGTCCTTGCCGGTGGCCACGCGGGCACCGTCCACGGACACCAGCTTGGCCTTGAAGGATTCGCCAGCGCCGGTGGCAAAGGTGCCCAGCAGGTCCCAGTAGGACGCCGGGCGGAAGGCCATGCGCTCACGTTCGCGCTCCACCACCAGGCGGGTGGCGACGGACTGCACGCGGCCGGCGGACAGGCCGCGGGCCACCTTGCGCCACAGCACCGGGGAAATCTCGTAGCCGTAGAGGCGGTCCAGGATGCGGCGGGTTTCCTGCGCGTCCACCATGGCAACGTCGACGTCGCGCATTTCCAGCAGCGCACGCTGGATGGCTTCCTTGGTGATTTCGGGGAAGGTCAGGCGGTGTACCGGGACCTTGGGCTTGAGCACCTGGAGCAGGTGCCAGGCAATGGCTTCGCCTTCACGGTCACCGTCAGTTGCGAGGTAGAGTTCGTCGGCGTCCTTGAGGGCAGCCTTGAGCTCGGCAACCTTCTTCTTCTTGTCCGCGGAGACCACGTAGTAGGGCTCGAAGTCTTTATCCAGGTCCACGGCAAACTTGCCGACGGCTGTCTTCTTCAACTCGGCAGGCAGGTCGGAGGGCTGCGGAAGGTCACGGATATGTCCCATGGACGCCGTCACCTCGAAACCCTCGCCGAGGTACCCGGCGATGGTTTTGCCCTTGGCCGGAGACTCGACAATTACAAGCTTCTTCTTGCCGGTCTTCTTGTCCGTCGCCTTAACTGGCACTGTTCTCCTACGTACGAAGGTGGTTCTCAAAGTATGGGTTGTTGTGGCCGGGCTCTGCTGCCTGGCCCGATTCATCCTCAGACAGTATGCGGGATGCCCCAGCACTAGGGTAGCCGCATTGAATAGGACTTATTGACGAGCCTACCGAAAAGCCGGAGGTCCTTCTGCGGACGTCAATTGGCTGCGGGAACCAGGAATCCGTCCAGGACCAGGTTGCGGACCTCGGCTTCCAGCCCGGCGGCAAACTCCGGTTCCGGGCGGTCCAGCAGCACCGCGAGCGCTCCAATGATCTGCCCCACGGACAGCTCTCCGTCGCTGGCGGAGACAAAGCCGGTCAGTTCCGTGCTCATGAGATTCGTACGCCGCAGTCCCGCTCCCTGGCGCAGCAGGATGACGCCGGGATGTTCCGCCCCCGGCCGTGAGTGGCGTTCCTCGGTCACGTCGTCGGCCACCTCCAAGTACGCCTCC
This genomic interval from Arthrobacter sunyaminii contains the following:
- a CDS encoding TrkH family potassium uptake protein yields the protein MATIRQHREPRERLRQLRQLQPSKVFSGLRDFVDAVAAGSPARLALIVFALVILVFTGLLSLPASSSTGQVTPLHDALFTAVSAVCVTGLTVVSTATHWSGFGQVLILIAIQVGGLGILTMASLLALAVNRRLGVRGKLIAQEGMNTGRLGEVGSLLRIVVSTTVAIELILAVILAPRFMILGESAGQAIWHAVFYSVSAFNNAGFTPHSDGLVPYDEDLWILIPLMVGVFLGSLGFPVIMVLLQSKLHLRQWNLHTKLTLLVTGILLVGGSILWGAFEWFNTRTIGDMNVADRILHSVFASVMTRSGGFSLVNMSDLDSSTLLITDMLMFAGGGSASTAGGIKVTTLAVIFLAIVAEARGDSDVRAFGRTIAYSAMRVAISVVILGATMVAVSTVALLAITEETLQPVLFEVISAFATCGLSIGLSEVLPPEGKYLLSALMFAGRVGTITLAAALAIRQRSTLYHYPEERPIIG
- a CDS encoding potassium channel family protein, translating into MADRPAHNAPVLVIGLGRFGSATAEQLVKQGREVLAIERDPTLVQKASGILTHVVQADATNIDALKQLGAQDFSSAVVGVGTSIESSVLITVNLVDLGIEHLWVKAITSAHGKILTRIGANHVIYPEADAGRRAAHLVGGRMLDFIEFDDDFAIVKMYPPRETQGFTLGESNVRSKYGVTVVGVKSPGEDFTYARADTRVSSRDMLIVSGHVDLLERFAARP
- the proC gene encoding pyrroline-5-carboxylate reductase, which encodes MDTGETHLTFLGCGSMNEAILSGILAGGLPAAQVTATVRRPERAAELRERHGITVLAGNDDAEANRTAVAGADVVIIGVKPVGVAALLEEISPALPGGAVVISVAAAVSLEMLEAGLPAGQPVIRSMPNTPSKVGRGVVSISAGTSATEATMALAAELLSATGRVVQVPEDQVDAVSAVSGSGPAYAFYLAEAMARAGVELGLDPELSTVLARDTVAGAGYMLAEPGADATALRRGVTSPNGTTEAAIRTFDEQDLPGVIARGARAAAERAAEITAELSAKK
- a CDS encoding sugar phosphate isomerase/epimerase family protein is translated as MPSSPHTPPAEESGAKVIPVALSSASVYPLSVHDTFAVAHDLGYDGVEIMVTGNSDSQNPQILNGLSERYSQPILAIHAPTLLLTQQVWGKAWTKIELSAAMAAEVGATTVVAHPPFRWQSGYAENFAEGVRHIAEQYGVTIAVENMYPWRVRGREAKAYLPHWNPIPEPYEHVTWDFSHAAIAGMDSYEELRKLGPRLHHVHLTDGTPNGRDEHMLPGEGTQRCAEALQYLSETGFDGVVAIEVSTRKAKGAGEREDQLKQTLDFARMNLGQISE
- a CDS encoding Ppx/GppA family phosphatase, producing the protein MRLGVLDIGSNTVHLLLVDAHPGARPLPFASHKRPLSLIAHLDDDGAITEAGQRELINFVAEAGDFARRHRAQDLLAFCTSAIREAANGAAVLARVEAESGVHLRELSGPEEASLTFLAVRRWYGWGAGTLLDLDIGGGSFEMAQGADELPETALSLPLGAGRLTRDWLTGDPPTAKSIKKLRKYIRGEVREAAAEFERHGRPDLAVGTSKTFRSLARIAGAAPSADGPYVRRRLQRTDLGLWTKRLETMSIDDRSNLGGVSPIRAAQVLAGAMTAHAAMEAFDLPVLEICPWALREGLILQRFDTLRFESDGPLPDTPRTESIPQVMESGAGAGRSLIYGKSN
- the topA gene encoding type I DNA topoisomerase, coding for MPVKATDKKTGKKKLVIVESPAKGKTIAGYLGEGFEVTASMGHIRDLPQPSDLPAELKKTAVGKFAVDLDKDFEPYYVVSADKKKKVAELKAALKDADELYLATDGDREGEAIAWHLLQVLKPKVPVHRLTFPEITKEAIQRALLEMRDVDVAMVDAQETRRILDRLYGYEISPVLWRKVARGLSAGRVQSVATRLVVERERERMAFRPASYWDLLGTFATGAGESFKAKLVSVDGARVATGKDFSDLGELKAKSVAHLDEAAATSLAANLESSSFTVRSVDTKPYTRRPAAPFTTSTLQQEAGRKLRYSSKVTMQVAQRLYENGYITYMRTDSPALSDQAINAARRQASELYGPEYVPEARRVYKGKSKNAQEAHEAIRPAGDSFRTPAQVASSLRGDEFKLYELIWKRTVASQMADAKGSTASVRLGAVASDGRDAEFSASGTVITFRGFMAAYEEGRDAARDDDAEGTEGARLPVLKADDALTAAELNAVGHETSPPPRYTEASLVKVLEELGIGRPSTYAATISTIMDRGYVTNRGQALVPSWIAFSVVRLLEEHFTDYVDYDFTAELEEDLDRIARGEAGRVEWLNQFYYGDRVDTGLHTIVNDLGEIDAKAINSIEIAPGITLRVGKFGPYLERPLPADAPEGTEPERANVPEDLAPDELTAEKAIELMETAGPEERVLGEDPETGRTIVARNGRYGPYVIELIPEVTAEELANQPVEYYKNGKPKPPKKPVKQKPRTGSLFKSMSVDTVTLEEALKLMKLPRVLGTDAEGNEITVQNGRFGPYLKKGTDSRSIGSEEEIFTITLEQALEIYSQPKQRGGRQAAAPLAEFGTDPVSEKPIVVKDGRFGPYITDGITNITVPRSTAIEELTREQAIDLLAEKREKGPAKKPAARKPAARKRAPAKK